One Periplaneta americana isolate PAMFEO1 chromosome 8, P.americana_PAMFEO1_priV1, whole genome shotgun sequence genomic region harbors:
- the LOC138704750 gene encoding kelch-like protein 38 isoform X1, with protein sequence MAKEATKNYDVILKVGNMKFPCYRKVLAEQSPYFQAMFGEHFVEREKSTIEIQGVDPDAMAVLLQSVERKEVDILKSNDILSVLQASSMLQFESVQKICIDMIVHQWLTVSTCLQTMIIADELDLITLKHKAQAVALWEFAQVKDTDTFFELTIDYLEKYLRNNGLNTTEGKFEVFEAGLYWLQDRLSERKEHVRKILNCVRFVDISPSDIRSMLLYPVISEDEECAQILQCIICIKEETVFDVLDSDVQTQTSTSSTRIDSEVLLEEENSWVPEQKKAEICSLLNNCCSVTKAASTPEDDRSVDVHSCDHIRFSSETFMNAKQLLSVSSRSLPVFPCVVGHKMCRLGSK encoded by the exons atggcaaaggaagcaacGAAGAATTATGATGTTATACTgaaagtaggaaatatgaaaTTTCCTTGTTACCGTAAAGTTCTGGCAGAACAAAGTCCGTATTTTCAAGCAATGTTCGGTGAACATTTTGTCGAAAGGGAAAAATCGACCATTGAAATTCAG GGTGTGGATCCTGATGCCATGGCAGTACTGCTTCAATCTGTGGAGCGGAAAGAGGTCGACATACTGAAATCAAATGACATCTTATCAGTGCTTCAAGCATCCAGTATGCTTCAATTTGAATCAGTCCAGAAGATTTGCATCGACATGATAGTACATCAATGGCTCACAGTGTCAACGTGTCTTCAGACCATGATAATAGCTGATGAGTTGGACTTGATCACACTGAAACATAAAGCACAAGCAGTGGCTTTGTGGGAATTTGCTCAAGTCAAGGACACAGACACATTCTTTGAACTTACAATTGATTACTTGGAGAAGTACCTTAGAAACAATGGCCTTAACACCACAGAAGGTAAATTTGAAGTATTCGAAGCAGGTCTGTATTGGTTACAAGACAGATTGTCAGAAAGAAAAGAACATGTCAGAAAGATTCTGAACTGCGTCCGTTTCGTCGATATTTCACCTTCAGATATTAGATCAATGCTTTTGTACCCTGTTATTAGTGAGGACGAGGAATGTGCTCAGATCCTGCAGTGCATCATATGCATTAAAGAAGAAACAGTTTTTGATGTTTTAGATTCTGATGTACAAACCCAAACTTCAACTAGTTCGACCAGAATAGACAGTGAAGTGTTGCTTGAAGAGGAAAACAGCTGGGTGCCAGAGCAAAAGAAAGCTGAAATATGCAGCTTACTCAATAACTGTTGCAGTGTTACAAAAGCAGCAAGTACTCCAGAGGACGATCGATCTGTTGACGTGCATTCATGTGACCACATTAGATTCAGCAGCGAGACTTTCATGAATGCTAAGCAATTATTGTCAGTATCCTCTCGCTCATTGCCGGTGTTTCCTTGTGTAGTTGGCCACAAGATGTGCCGGCTGGGCAGCAAATGA